In the Kribbella sp. NBC_00482 genome, one interval contains:
- a CDS encoding cell division protein FtsK — MRFIGSKHHDDNHHDLDGEARAPRPQDVTADAESMGEVVHLHRPESADTAADSADATSVDETPRVQDVVARVVPQGTASAADYDVETDDDQDDDGEVRPVPVDPAPGTVPGLFPWDRTDNRRDVLPLWLTDTTTRKAAVVWARDLAKHKAKYHAARAPLYAGKVAVRVPRGAGRVLGTYVRWVTDAETRPLRQEAVRKADAIEHMKLAQKTAERQKARLMLSAFASVPVLAGLAMVVFAAPVPVAVLLGVGAASWLGVRGGTADKPLFGRAVVTGKVPELTSNMILLALGSLNNSLLNAAVKNARGITFPAPITREGPGWRADIDLPHGVTASDIMEKRSALASALRRPLGCVWPEPDPEQHEGRLVLWVGDKDMAKVPPVAWPLAKAGKVSLFEAFPFGTDQRGRPVLLLLMFANMLIGAMPRFGKTFALRVVLLAAAMDPTVEMYVYELKGTGDLDALEQVAHRFHSGPGDDPALNATMAGLREVHSELESRAHALKRLPVDMRKENKVTPEIAGKRSLGLYPILLAIDECQELFTDKTHGAEAEQLCLDIIKRGPALGIMLVLATQRPDKDSLPTGISANAGIRLCLRVMGQTENDMILGTSSYKNGMNAAAFTNKDKGIGILRGHADAHQITKSYYIDGPAAEQIVKRARALREKAGTITGHAAGDTPDVEAGPQFSLLDDIAAVFAPGEDKVWSETICDRLEELRPDVYRRWDAVGLANALKPLGVATEQTWARDATGKGANRRGFTRTALDKARATNARNNTKSDDPGSGEATA; from the coding sequence ATGCGCTTCATCGGCAGCAAGCACCACGACGACAACCACCACGACCTAGACGGAGAGGCCCGGGCCCCACGGCCGCAGGACGTGACCGCCGATGCTGAATCGATGGGCGAGGTTGTGCACCTGCACCGCCCGGAGTCCGCCGACACAGCCGCCGACTCTGCCGACGCAACGAGCGTGGACGAGACCCCGCGTGTTCAGGATGTGGTGGCTCGGGTGGTCCCGCAGGGGACCGCGTCGGCGGCGGACTACGACGTCGAAACCGACGACGACCAGGACGACGACGGCGAGGTGCGGCCGGTCCCGGTGGACCCCGCGCCGGGCACGGTGCCCGGCCTGTTTCCGTGGGACCGCACCGACAACCGCCGCGACGTGCTGCCGCTGTGGCTGACCGACACCACGACCCGTAAAGCCGCGGTCGTGTGGGCGCGGGACCTGGCCAAGCACAAGGCGAAGTACCACGCCGCGCGGGCCCCGCTGTACGCCGGGAAGGTCGCGGTGCGGGTGCCGCGCGGTGCGGGCCGCGTGCTGGGCACGTATGTGCGGTGGGTGACCGACGCCGAGACGAGGCCGCTGCGCCAGGAGGCCGTGCGCAAGGCGGATGCGATCGAGCACATGAAGCTCGCGCAGAAGACCGCCGAGCGGCAGAAGGCGCGGCTGATGCTGTCGGCGTTCGCGTCGGTCCCGGTCCTGGCGGGACTCGCGATGGTCGTGTTCGCCGCTCCGGTCCCGGTCGCGGTCCTGCTCGGTGTGGGTGCCGCGTCCTGGCTCGGGGTCCGGGGCGGGACCGCCGACAAGCCGCTGTTCGGTCGCGCCGTCGTGACCGGGAAGGTCCCGGAACTCACCTCGAACATGATCCTGCTCGCGCTCGGGTCGCTGAACAACTCGCTACTGAACGCGGCGGTGAAGAACGCGCGGGGGATCACGTTCCCGGCCCCGATCACCCGCGAGGGTCCAGGCTGGCGCGCGGACATCGATCTGCCGCACGGCGTGACCGCGAGCGACATCATGGAGAAGCGTTCCGCGCTCGCGTCGGCGTTGCGCCGGCCGCTGGGCTGTGTGTGGCCCGAACCCGACCCGGAACAGCACGAGGGCCGCCTGGTGCTGTGGGTGGGCGACAAGGACATGGCCAAGGTCCCGCCGGTGGCGTGGCCGCTGGCCAAGGCCGGGAAGGTGTCGCTGTTCGAGGCGTTCCCGTTCGGCACCGACCAGCGCGGACGCCCGGTCCTGCTGCTGCTGATGTTCGCGAACATGCTGATCGGCGCGATGCCCCGGTTCGGGAAGACGTTCGCGCTGCGGGTGGTCCTGCTCGCTGCCGCGATGGACCCGACCGTGGAGATGTACGTCTACGAGCTGAAGGGCACCGGTGACCTGGACGCCCTGGAGCAGGTCGCGCACCGGTTCCACTCCGGTCCCGGTGACGACCCCGCGCTGAACGCGACCATGGCGGGACTGCGCGAGGTGCACAGCGAGCTGGAGTCCCGCGCCCACGCGCTCAAGCGGCTCCCGGTGGACATGCGCAAGGAGAACAAGGTCACTCCGGAGATCGCGGGCAAGCGGTCCCTCGGTCTGTACCCGATCCTGCTGGCGATCGATGAGTGCCAGGAGCTGTTCACCGACAAGACCCACGGCGCGGAAGCCGAGCAGCTGTGCCTGGACATCATCAAGCGCGGTCCCGCCCTCGGGATCATGCTGGTCCTGGCCACGCAGCGCCCGGACAAGGACTCGCTGCCGACCGGGATCTCCGCGAACGCCGGGATCCGGCTGTGCCTGCGGGTGATGGGCCAGACCGAGAACGACATGATCCTGGGCACGTCGTCGTACAAGAACGGCATGAACGCCGCCGCGTTCACCAACAAGGACAAGGGAATCGGCATCCTGCGCGGTCACGCCGACGCGCACCAGATCACCAAGTCCTACTACATCGACGGTCCCGCCGCCGAACAGATCGTCAAGCGTGCCCGGGCGCTGCGGGAGAAGGCCGGGACCATCACCGGGCACGCCGCCGGCGACACCCCGGACGTGGAGGCGGGACCGCAGTTCTCCCTGCTGGACGACATCGCCGCCGTGTTCGCGCCGGGCGAGGACAAGGTGTGGTCGGAGACGATCTGCGACCGGCTCGAAGAGCTGCGACCCGACGTGTACCGCAGGTGGGACGCCGTGGGGCTGGCCAACGCGCTCAAGCCGCTCGGTGTCGCCACCGAGCAGACCTGGGCACGCGACGCCACCGGCAAGGGAGCGAACCGGCGCGGCTTCACCCGCACCGCGCTCGACAAAGCCCGCGCCACCAACGCCCGCAACAACACGAAGAGTGACGATCCGGGCAGTGGGGAGGCGACCGCCTGA
- a CDS encoding single-stranded DNA-binding protein, giving the protein MSNETIITIVGNLTDNPELRFTPSGAALARFSIASTPRRYDKAAGEYVDGDTLFLRATAWRQIAENVAETLQRGQRVIAIGRLRQSNWETPEGDKRSSIDLEVDEIGPSLTFATAKVTNATRAAKTSGNPDDPWANANREPTTGPVSADPWTRQGSNEPPF; this is encoded by the coding sequence ATGAGCAACGAAACCATCATCACTATCGTCGGCAACCTGACCGACAACCCCGAACTGCGCTTCACCCCGTCCGGCGCCGCGCTGGCCCGGTTCTCGATCGCCTCGACCCCGCGCCGCTACGACAAGGCCGCGGGCGAATACGTGGACGGAGACACCCTGTTCCTGCGGGCCACCGCGTGGCGGCAGATCGCCGAGAACGTCGCCGAAACCCTCCAGCGTGGCCAGCGGGTAATCGCGATCGGGCGGTTGCGGCAGTCGAACTGGGAGACCCCCGAAGGCGACAAGCGGTCCTCGATCGACCTGGAGGTTGACGAGATCGGCCCGTCACTGACGTTCGCCACCGCCAAAGTCACCAACGCCACCCGCGCGGCCAAGACCAGCGGCAACCCCGATGACCCGTGGGCCAACGCCAACCGCGAACCCACCACCGGCCCGGTCAGCGCCGACCCGTGGACCCGCCAGGGCTCAAACGAACCGCCCTTCTAG